GCGCGAGCTTGACGCGCTGCTGGTGCGCCGCCACGGCCCCGTCGCAGGTGGCCACCCGAGCCAGGCCTCGGCCCATGCCGATGCCGATGCGTTTGCCGGCACCCAGCCCCAGGGCCTGGGCCGCGTGGCCGATGCGCGCCCCACGCCCAGCCCGGGCGGGCGCAACACCCGGCCCGACCTGCTGCTGGGCAGCATGGCGCCCACCCTGCCCACCGGCCTGTTTGGCGACCCGCTGTCCCCCGGGCCGCTGCGCACCATCGGCTCGGCTGCCGCGCTCACTGCCGGCCTGCCCGCGCACAACGGCCGCCGCGCCAATGACCGGGTCGACCTGGCCACCGCGCTGTCAACGCAGCAGCAGGCGGCCGAAGCCCGCCGGCGCCGCCGCGAGGCCGCGCTGCGGCCCGATGTGCTGCGCCGCGCGCTGCTGGTTGACGACAGCGAGGTGGCCCTGCACTTCCTGCGCCGCGAGCTCGAGCCCTACGGCCTGGTGGTGGATGTGGCGCGCGACAGCGAGCGCGCCCTCGACCTGCTGAGCCACCAGCCCTACGGCCTGGTGTTTCTCGACATCGACCTCGGCCCGCAAAGCCGCAGCGACGGCCTGGCGCTGTGCCACCGCATCCGCCACCAGCTGCTGCACCCGGGCGGGCGCGCGCCGGTGGTGGTGATGGTGTCGGCCTTTCACGAGGCGGTGGATCAGGTGCGCGGCACGCTGGCCGGCGCCGAGGCCTTTCTGGCCAAGCCGCTCGACTTTGCGGTGCTCGATGGCCTGATGCGCCGCCATGGCTTCAGCCGCCAGGCACCGGCGGCCACCGAGACCACCATCACCCAGCCGCTGGCCCGGCACCGCGTCTGACTGGCCAGTGGCCGGGGCGCACGGCAGCGCACGGCCATCGGCTACCAGCCACAAGCCACCAGCCATTCACCATCGGCCATTGGTCAGACCAAGGCCAGCGCGCGGCCCATCGCGGTCAGTCGCGCTGCCAGGCAGCGAGCAGTGCCGCCCCCACGATCAGCAGCGCGCCAAGCGCCGTGCGGGCGTCCAGCGTGCCGGCGCCGAGGGCCAGCGACGACAGGCTGGCGAAGGCCACCTCGCTGACCATGATCACCGAGGTGGTGTTGGCCGGCAGCCGGGCCGCACCGAACTGCAGCGCCAGGTTGGCCAGCAGAAACCAGGCCGCCAGCAGCACCGCGGCCAGCACCCAGCCGGCGGCCAGCGGTGGTGGCGGCGCAATCTGCCCGCCGCGGGTGAGCGCCAGCGCCAGGGCGCCAGCCACCAGCGCGCCGCCGGCAAACATCGCCAGCGCCCGGGCCGATTCGCTGCGGTGGGCCTCGCGGCGCAGCATCACGTTGTTCAGCGCAAAGCTGAACCCGCCCAGCAGCGACAAGCCATCGGCCAGGCCCAGGCCCGGCCCCGCCGCCAGCCCGTGGGCCGGCCACAGCACGACGGCGGCGCCCGCCAGGGCCAGCGCCACGCGCCACATGCCGCGCGCGCTGATGCGCTCGCCCAGCAGCAGGCGCGAGAGCAGCGCCGTCCACAGCGGCATCAGGTAGAACAGCAGCACCACGCGCACCACGTCGCCGATGCTCACCGCCCAGTTGAAGCAGGCATTGGTGGTGCCCGCGCCGGCCACCAGCACCCACAGCACCGGCGTGCGCAGCAGCTCGCCCAGCGCGCCGGGCCGGCGCAGCACCAGGATCAGGCTGGCCGCGCCGAAGGCGATCACCGTGAGCCACAGCGCATGCAGCCCCAGCCCGGCCATGGCCCGAAACGGCCACCAGCTCACACCCCAGGTCAAGGCGTTGAACAGCAAGGCCAGCGCGGCCAGCGCGCCTGGCGAACGCAGGGCGCTCACGGGCAGCAGGTGGCGGTTCGTCCGCTAGATGCCGGGTGCATCGTGCCCAGCCCGCCGGCGCCGGGCCGCCCCAAGGCGGCGGGCCAACCCGCCCCGCGGGTGGCGGCGCGTCCGCGCGACGCCGGGTGCCCCATGCCTAGTGCTTGTCGGACCGCGCGATCGCGAGCAGGCGTTCGACCTCGTCGCGGTGGTCCACCAGGTTGCGCTGGTGCCAGCGGCGGATCACCAGCATCGTGCCGGCCACCACGCTGCCCAGTGCGGCAATCGCGATGAAGGCCGAGAAGCCCATCTTGGTCAGGCCGGTGTAGAACGCGCCAATGGCCAGGATGCAGGCCTGCTCGTTGAAGTTCTGTACCGCGATCGAGCGGCCGGCACCCATCAGGTTGTGGCCGCGGTGCTGCAGCAGCGCGTTCATCGGCACCACCAGGTAGCCGCCGGCCGCGCCCAGCAGCAGCAGGAACGGAACAGCCACCCAGATGTCGCGGATGCCGTTCAGGCCGATGGTCAGCAGGCCCATCGCGATGCCCAGCGGGATCACGCCGGTGGCCTTGTCCAGGCGCATGCGTGCCGAGGCCCACACGGCGCCCACCGCCACGCCCACCGAGACCACGCCCGCCAGGTTGGAGGCCTGGGTGGTGGTGTAGCCAAGTGCCGCGGCAGCCCACGGAAACACGATGATGCGCAGGTTGCCGCCGAAGCCCCAGAACACCGTGGTGGTGGCCAGCGAGATCTGGCCGAGCTTGTCGCGCCACAGACGGGCGTTGCAGTCGGTGAAGTCGCGCAGCAGGGCCAGCGGGTTGGTCTCGAGCACCTGCAGCGGCGCCTCGGTGCGCGGGATGAACAGGTTGAAGGCCGCCGCGATGATGTACACGCCGACCATGATCACGATGGCCGCCTCGGGCGCCGTGTCGATGCCGGTGTGGAAGGCCGGCAGGTCGAAGCCCAGCAGCATCGGCGAGAGCTTGGGCCCGACCAGCTGGCCGCCCAGCACGATGCCCAGGATCACCGAGGCGATGGTCAGGCCCTCGATCCAGCCATTGGCCTTGACCAGCTGCGAGGGTGGCAGCAGCTCGGTGAGGATGCCGTACTTGGCCGGCGAGTAGGCCGCCGCGCCCAGACCCACCACCGCATAGGCCAGCAGCGGGTGGCCGCCAAACAGCATCATCAGGCAGCCGACCACCTTGATCGTGTTGCTGATGAACATCACGCGGCCCTTGGGCACGGCGTCGGCAAAAGCGCCGACGAAGGGCGCCAGCACCACGTAGAACAGCGCGAACATCGGCGTCAGCGCCGGGATCTGCCAGGCCGGGGCCTGCGATTGGCGCAGCAGTTCGATGGCAGCAACCAGCAGCGCGTTGTCAGCCAGCGAGCTGAAGAACTGCGCCGACATGATGGTGTAGAAGCCTTTTTTCATCCGCCGCGCGGGGCGCACCCCAACCGTCCTTCGCCAACCGGCAGACCGCTGCCGCCCAACACCATCACCATCACTGCCATCGTGCCCGGCGCTGCCGCCGGGCGGCGGAACAATCCGCCGGCCGGCCGGCCGAGTGCGGCGCGGTTATAGCACGGGGGGGCGACGCCAAGTCCCGTTTGACAGCGGCTTGGCACTCCGGTGGTGGCAGCTCGGCTGGCAGAATCCGGCGGGTTGCCGCCTTCGCCTGCCCTGCCCGTGCCCCGTCCGATCGAAGCCCTGATCCACCCCGACGCGCTGGCGCACAACCTGGGCCGCGCGCGCGCACTGGCGCCCGATGCCCGGCTGTGGGCGGTGGTCAAGGCCAACGCCTATGGCCACGGCATCGAGCGGGTGTTCGACGCCCTGCGCAGCGCCGACGGCTTTGCGCTGCTCGACCTGGCCGAGGCCGAGCGCCTGCGCGCGCTCGACTGGCGCGGCCCGATCCTGCTGCTGGAAGGCTGTTTCGATGCGCGCGACCTCGAGCTGTGCTCGCGCCTGAACCTCTGGCACGTGGTGCACTGCGAGGCCCAGATCGACTGGCTGGCGGCGCACAAGACGCACCAGCCGCACCGCGTGTTCCTGAAGATGAACAGCGGCATGAACCGCCTGGGCTTCACGCCCACGGCGTTTCGCGGCGCCTGGGTGCGGCTGAACGCGCTGCCCCAGGTGGACGAGATTTCGCTGATGACGCACTTTGCCGATGCCGACGGCCCGCGCGGCATCGCCCACCAGGTGGCGGCCTTCGAGGCCGCCACGCACGACCTGCCGGGTGAGCGCAGCCTGGCCAACAGCGCCGCCATCCTGCGCCACCTGGGCCCGGCCGCCGCCGGCAGCGCCGCGCTGCGCAACGACTGGGTGCGCGCCGGCATCCTGAGCTACGGCTGCGCTCCCGATTTTCCCGAGCACGACATTGCCCACTGGCAGCTGCAGCCGACCATGACGCTGCGCTCGCGCCTGATCGGCGTGCAGGCGCTGCAGCCTGGCGACACGGTGGGCTACGGCAGCCGCTTCACCGCCGAGCAGGCCATGCGCATCGGCATCGTGGCCTGCGGCTATGCCGACGGCTACCCGCGCCACTGCCCCACCGGCACGCCGGTGCTGGTGGAGGGCCAGCGCACCCGCACCGTGGGTCGGGTGTCGATGGACATGCTGGCGGTCGACCTGACGCCGGTGCCCGGCGCGCAGATCGGCAGCGAGGTCACGCTGTGGGGCCGCGGCCCGCGCCAGGCACTGCTGCCGATCGACGAGGTGGCCCAGGCCGCCGGCACCATCGGCTACGAGCTGATGTGCGCGCTGGCCCCGCGCGTGCCGGTGCGGGGTGACACCGAGCCCGCCGCCTGATCCCGGCGACGGCAAGCACCCAGGCCCAGCGCCGCCAGGCCGCCCAGCCACAGCGCCACGGTGGCCGGCTCAGGCACCGCCTGCACCTCGATCTGCACCGACAGCGTGTTCAGCGCGCCGCCCAGATCCGACTCGGTCTGCAGGCGCGGGTAGCTGTAGCCCCAGCTGTCGCAGACGAGGTACACGCCCTGTTCGGGATCACCGCTGTTGTAGCAGTAGCGGGTGGCGAGTTCGGCCTCGTCAACGCGGGTGCGCCGCAGCGCGAAGCTGCCCGAGGCGCTCACCAGGTAGCTGCCGGGCGCGTCGAATTGCATCTGGAAGCCGAAGCTGCCGGCCGGGCCGCTGGGCGGCTGCTCGCTGAACGACAGCAGCTGCGGGCCCGACACCTGCACCTCGATGCCCAGCGCCGTGGTGCTCTCGGTCCAGTACCAGTTCATCAGCCATTCGTTGCTGCCTTCCACCGCCGCCGGCTCCACCGGGTTGTTGCCACCGCCGCTCTGGAACTCGCCCTGGATGCTCCAGCCCACGCCAAAGCCGACGCTGCTGCCGGCGGACACCTGCGTGGCGCCGGCCTGCAGCCAGTCGAGCTGGCCCTGGCTCCAGGCCGGTGAGGCCAGACTGGTGAGGCCTGCCGCCAGCCAGGCGGCAAAAAATGGGCGGTGCATGGGCGGTCTCCTGTGCGGCGCCCGATCTGAACGCCGGGTGGTGGGATGTGCCGCGCGGCCGGGCCGCGCTGGCACACCGGCACCATCCCGCCGCCAGGTGACGGCGTCCATCCCCAAGGTTTCACCACCGCCGCGAACCGGGCGCCGGGGGCGGGATGGGCGCGACAGCCCAACGGCCGCCGCCCACCCCGCCATCACCGCCCAAGGCGGTGCGCGATCAGACCTTGCGGCGACGCGACAGGCCCATGCCGGCCAGCGCCAGGCCCACCAGGGCCAGCGACGCGGGCTCGGGCACGGTCGGCGGCGGGGTCAGCGGATCGAAGGTGTACGCCAGTTGCGCACCGCAGGAGGCATCGGTCATCTGCGCCAGGTTGACGTTGCCGCCGATGACCGTGTTGGTCATGCTGGCCAGCGCGTTGCAGCTCAGGCTGAACGAGCCACCACCGGCGACCTGCAGCGACGACAGGATGCTGCTCAGGTCGATGGTGACGGTGTCGGCATCCATCAGGTCGGCATACACGGCCGAGCCGCCGGAGGCCAGGGTTTGAACGCCCGTGGGCCCCTGGGACATCGAGAACTGGAACAGCGGGTCCAGCAGCGTGTCGAGGGCGCCCACCGACGAGTCGAAGCCCATGTCAACGCCGGTGGCCGTGCGAAAGCGCGAGGCCGTCACGGCATTGGCCGTGATCGTGGTCTTCATGCTGCCCGTGAGGATCAGCGAAGCGCCGGTCAGCGTGCCGGTGTTGCTGTCGAACAGGTCGAGGCTGCCGCTCAGCGCGGGGCCGGCGCCGACCACGCCCACGTCGCCAAAGCTGGTCAGGGACGGGCCGAGGTTCAGCACCAGGCCCGCCTGGGCGCCTGCGGTGGACAGCAGCGCTGCGGCCATGACGGCCGCCAATTTCATCTTTCGCATCTCAACTCCGAGTTTGTAAGGGATTGCATCGAACGAGTACCAATCCGGCACCCGGAGTAGGAGGTTGCTATTTTTGTTCCAGCCGAAAAATACTTTACGAATCAAGGGCTTGAATAAGCCGTGACGGATTCACTGCGAGTATTCGTCAAAAGTATCGACGAAAATAAGCAAGGCGGTTTGTTAAAAGGTTGACGGATTATATTGAGACCACCCCACAAGAATGGGTTGACTCTTTTCTTTCATATTCATTGTGAGCGTCCAGCGCCAAGCGGCGCCGCCGGGACTGCTGCCGCGCGGCCACGGCCCTGGCCGCCGCCGCCGGGCGATCGCCCCCTGGTTTCAGGGGGCCGGGGGCATCCAGGCCGCAGGGCCGCGTAACCCGGGGCCGACCGTGCCGCAGGGGCCAGCCGGCGCGCCGGCGCCGCTCAGGCGCGCTTGAACAAGGCCAGCGCGGTGCCGGCGGCCACGAACAGGCTGCCCATGCCGCGGTTCACCCAGCGCATGCGGCGCGGCACAGCCAGCACCGATTGCAGCCGGCTGGCCAGCGCCACGTAGCCGCTCATCACCAGGCACTCCACCACGCCGAAGGTCAGGCCGATCACCGCGTACTGCGGCGCCACCGGCGCGCTGGTGTCGATGAACTGCGGCAGCACGGCCAGCAAGAACACCGTGCCCTTGGGGTTCAGCGCATTGACGCCCCAGCCGCGCAGCACCAGCGCGCCGCGGCCGGTTGGCGCGGCCGCAGTGCCGGCGCCGGTGGCTGCGGCCACCTGCAGGCCCAG
This portion of the Aquabacterium sp. OR-4 genome encodes:
- a CDS encoding response regulator; translated protein: MPSPVRIALLGFSEFERSALVSYFQLTAQRRPSYSHVLALDDADLVVVDAEQPGTLALLQELDRNADAVFVGAHGSGDAAGWMMRPINPAHVLRELDALLVRRHGPVAGGHPSQASAHADADAFAGTQPQGLGRVADARPTPSPGGRNTRPDLLLGSMAPTLPTGLFGDPLSPGPLRTIGSAAALTAGLPAHNGRRANDRVDLATALSTQQQAAEARRRRREAALRPDVLRRALLVDDSEVALHFLRRELEPYGLVVDVARDSERALDLLSHQPYGLVFLDIDLGPQSRSDGLALCHRIRHQLLHPGGRAPVVVMVSAFHEAVDQVRGTLAGAEAFLAKPLDFAVLDGLMRRHGFSRQAPAATETTITQPLARHRV
- a CDS encoding DMT family transporter produces the protein MSALRSPGALAALALLFNALTWGVSWWPFRAMAGLGLHALWLTVIAFGAASLILVLRRPGALGELLRTPVLWVLVAGAGTTNACFNWAVSIGDVVRVVLLFYLMPLWTALLSRLLLGERISARGMWRVALALAGAAVVLWPAHGLAAGPGLGLADGLSLLGGFSFALNNVMLRREAHRSESARALAMFAGGALVAGALALALTRGGQIAPPPPLAAGWVLAAVLLAAWFLLANLALQFGAARLPANTTSVIMVSEVAFASLSSLALGAGTLDARTALGALLIVGAALLAAWQRD
- the lplT gene encoding lysophospholipid transporter LplT, whose translation is MKKGFYTIMSAQFFSSLADNALLVAAIELLRQSQAPAWQIPALTPMFALFYVVLAPFVGAFADAVPKGRVMFISNTIKVVGCLMMLFGGHPLLAYAVVGLGAAAYSPAKYGILTELLPPSQLVKANGWIEGLTIASVILGIVLGGQLVGPKLSPMLLGFDLPAFHTGIDTAPEAAIVIMVGVYIIAAAFNLFIPRTEAPLQVLETNPLALLRDFTDCNARLWRDKLGQISLATTTVFWGFGGNLRIIVFPWAAAALGYTTTQASNLAGVVSVGVAVGAVWASARMRLDKATGVIPLGIAMGLLTIGLNGIRDIWVAVPFLLLLGAAGGYLVVPMNALLQHRGHNLMGAGRSIAVQNFNEQACILAIGAFYTGLTKMGFSAFIAIAALGSVVAGTMLVIRRWHQRNLVDHRDEVERLLAIARSDKH
- the alr gene encoding alanine racemase, producing the protein MPRPIEALIHPDALAHNLGRARALAPDARLWAVVKANAYGHGIERVFDALRSADGFALLDLAEAERLRALDWRGPILLLEGCFDARDLELCSRLNLWHVVHCEAQIDWLAAHKTHQPHRVFLKMNSGMNRLGFTPTAFRGAWVRLNALPQVDEISLMTHFADADGPRGIAHQVAAFEAATHDLPGERSLANSAAILRHLGPAAAGSAALRNDWVRAGILSYGCAPDFPEHDIAHWQLQPTMTLRSRLIGVQALQPGDTVGYGSRFTAEQAMRIGIVACGYADGYPRHCPTGTPVLVEGQRTRTVGRVSMDMLAVDLTPVPGAQIGSEVTLWGRGPRQALLPIDEVAQAAGTIGYELMCALAPRVPVRGDTEPAA
- a CDS encoding PEP-CTERM sorting domain-containing protein is translated as MHRPFFAAWLAAGLTSLASPAWSQGQLDWLQAGATQVSAGSSVGFGVGWSIQGEFQSGGGNNPVEPAAVEGSNEWLMNWYWTESTTALGIEVQVSGPQLLSFSEQPPSGPAGSFGFQMQFDAPGSYLVSASGSFALRRTRVDEAELATRYCYNSGDPEQGVYLVCDSWGYSYPRLQTESDLGGALNTLSVQIEVQAVPEPATVALWLGGLAALGLGACRRRDQAAGSVSPRTGTRGASAHISS
- a CDS encoding PEP-CTERM sorting domain-containing protein, with translation MKLAAVMAAALLSTAGAQAGLVLNLGPSLTSFGDVGVVGAGPALSGSLDLFDSNTGTLTGASLILTGSMKTTITANAVTASRFRTATGVDMGFDSSVGALDTLLDPLFQFSMSQGPTGVQTLASGGSAVYADLMDADTVTIDLSSILSSLQVAGGGSFSLSCNALASMTNTVIGGNVNLAQMTDASCGAQLAYTFDPLTPPPTVPEPASLALVGLALAGMGLSRRRKV
- a CDS encoding LysE family transporter, with translation MSWSVWIPFFIATLAISLSPGPGALAAMGAGLSHGFARGQSIAFGLLLGVWTQTLVVSVGLGAVLATSELAFTLVKWVGAAYLVWLGVQQWRAPALGLQVAAATGAGTAAAPTGRGALVLRGWGVNALNPKGTVFLLAVLPQFIDTSAPVAPQYAVIGLTFGVVECLVMSGYVALASRLQSVLAVPRRMRWVNRGMGSLFVAAGTALALFKRA